The following proteins come from a genomic window of Microbacterium sp. JZ31:
- the galK gene encoding galactokinase: MTASQTALQDAAHLFTELVGGEPEGVWSSAGRANLIGEHTDYNEGFVLPFAIQYRTYAAARLRRDGVLRVASTFAPGAVELPVPALADAFGGSAGAAVAAGTVPEWAAYPLGVAWAALAAAGRAGTDVPGVDIAIASDVPVGAGLSSSAAIEGSVAAALNDLWRLDLAPLDLAKAGRRAENEAVGAPTGIMDQVSSIMGRADAATFLDCRSLETRSVDLGLEREGLVLLAIDTKVEHAHASGGYRDRRAACERGAAALGVPSLRDVGAADLDRARDLLDEVTFRRVRHIVTENQRVLDTVGALGASGPRAIGELLVASHASMRDDFEISVPELDTAVEAALGAGAIGARMTGGGFGGSAIALVEASAADAVADAAARAFADRGYTAPHVFAVVPSEGARRDS; the protein is encoded by the coding sequence GTGACCGCGTCGCAGACCGCGCTGCAGGATGCCGCGCACCTCTTCACCGAGCTCGTCGGCGGGGAGCCGGAAGGGGTCTGGTCGTCCGCGGGCCGGGCGAACCTCATCGGCGAGCACACGGACTACAACGAGGGCTTCGTCCTCCCCTTCGCGATCCAGTACCGCACGTACGCGGCCGCGCGCCTCCGTCGGGACGGCGTGCTGCGCGTCGCGTCGACGTTCGCGCCCGGTGCCGTCGAGCTGCCGGTCCCCGCGCTCGCGGACGCCTTCGGCGGATCCGCGGGCGCCGCGGTCGCGGCAGGCACGGTGCCCGAGTGGGCGGCATACCCGCTCGGCGTGGCGTGGGCCGCGCTCGCCGCGGCCGGCCGCGCGGGAACGGACGTGCCGGGCGTCGACATCGCGATCGCCTCCGACGTGCCGGTCGGCGCGGGACTGTCCTCCTCGGCGGCCATCGAGGGCTCCGTCGCGGCCGCGCTGAACGACCTGTGGCGGCTCGACCTCGCACCGCTGGACCTGGCGAAGGCCGGTCGCCGCGCGGAGAACGAGGCCGTCGGCGCCCCGACCGGGATCATGGATCAGGTCTCGTCGATCATGGGCCGGGCGGATGCCGCGACGTTCCTCGACTGCCGGAGCCTCGAGACCCGCTCGGTCGATCTCGGCCTGGAGCGCGAGGGCCTCGTGCTGCTCGCGATCGACACCAAGGTCGAGCACGCGCATGCCAGCGGCGGCTATCGCGACCGTCGGGCCGCGTGCGAGCGCGGCGCCGCGGCGCTGGGCGTGCCGTCGCTGCGCGACGTCGGGGCAGCGGACCTCGACCGCGCTCGCGACCTCCTGGACGAGGTCACGTTCCGCCGGGTGCGGCACATCGTCACCGAGAATCAGCGCGTGCTCGACACCGTGGGGGCGCTCGGCGCGTCCGGACCGCGCGCGATCGGCGAGCTGCTCGTGGCGTCGCACGCGTCGATGCGCGACGACTTCGAGATCTCGGTCCCCGAACTCGACACGGCCGTCGAGGCCGCGCTCGGGGCCGGCGCGATCGGCGCGCGCATGACGGGCGGCGGCTTCGGCGGCTCCGCCATCGCGCTCGTCGAGGCGAGCGCTGCCGACGCGGTGGCGGACGCCGCCGCGCGGGCGTTCGCCGACCGCGGCTACACGGCGCCGCACGTCTTCGCCGTCGTGCCGTCGGAGGGCGCGCGGCGCGACAGCTGA
- a CDS encoding Hsp20/alpha crystallin family protein → MAMFFDPFREFDRMAEQLFDRQGPRLMPMDLYREGDHYVLSADLPGIDPGSVDIDVDGQLLTIRAERTARSAEGVKWITRERTTGSFLRQLNLGQGIDTAGISATYDNGVLSVLIPITEKAKPRKVEVQRSVTGAQDVTPELTS, encoded by the coding sequence ATGGCGATGTTCTTCGACCCGTTCCGCGAGTTCGACCGCATGGCCGAGCAGCTGTTCGACCGTCAGGGTCCGCGGCTGATGCCGATGGACCTCTACCGCGAGGGCGACCACTACGTCCTGAGCGCCGACCTCCCGGGGATCGACCCGGGCAGCGTCGACATCGACGTGGACGGCCAGCTGCTGACAATCCGCGCGGAGCGCACGGCGCGCAGCGCCGAGGGAGTGAAGTGGATCACGCGCGAGCGCACGACGGGATCGTTCCTGCGCCAGCTCAATCTGGGGCAGGGCATCGACACGGCCGGCATCTCGGCGACGTACGACAACGGCGTGCTGAGCGTGCTCATCCCGATCACCGAGAAGGCGAAGCCCCGCAAGGTGGAGGTCCAGCGCTCGGTGACCGGCGCGCAGGACGTCACGCCCGAGCTGACGAGCTGA
- a CDS encoding EamA family transporter: MTAILLALASAAAYGVSDFFGGLFSKRHSAWTIAFWGQLGALLTAGLLALWVGGRPQPPDFLWAGVAGVGSALGTAFLYRGLAGGRMSVVAPISAVVSAAVPIVVGVATGERPAALTWVGIAVGLVAIWLVARAPDPAGGTREGAAASVRDGVIAGAGFGAYFAAIGQVREEAGLWPNAASMVVAALVLLGVLLAVRAPLRLPPRRAGLALLPGVLGAVALTLFLLASQAGLLTVVAVIASLYPAATVILAAAVLHERIHRGQAVGLAACAAAVALVAVG; the protein is encoded by the coding sequence ATGACGGCGATCCTGCTCGCGCTCGCATCCGCCGCCGCATACGGCGTCTCCGACTTCTTCGGAGGACTCTTCTCGAAGCGCCACAGCGCCTGGACCATTGCGTTCTGGGGGCAGCTCGGCGCTCTGCTCACCGCGGGGCTGCTGGCGCTGTGGGTCGGCGGCCGCCCCCAGCCGCCGGATTTCCTGTGGGCGGGCGTGGCCGGTGTCGGGTCGGCGCTCGGCACGGCGTTCCTGTATCGCGGACTGGCCGGCGGCCGGATGAGCGTAGTCGCCCCGATCTCGGCCGTGGTGAGCGCAGCCGTGCCGATCGTCGTCGGCGTCGCGACGGGGGAGCGGCCGGCCGCTCTCACGTGGGTCGGCATCGCCGTGGGGCTCGTGGCGATCTGGCTCGTGGCGCGGGCTCCGGATCCCGCGGGCGGGACGCGCGAGGGCGCGGCGGCATCCGTCCGCGACGGCGTGATCGCGGGCGCGGGCTTCGGCGCCTACTTCGCCGCGATCGGTCAGGTGCGCGAGGAAGCCGGCCTGTGGCCCAACGCGGCGAGCATGGTGGTCGCCGCGTTGGTGCTGCTCGGCGTCCTGCTCGCCGTGCGCGCACCGCTGCGGCTGCCGCCGCGTCGCGCCGGTCTGGCGCTGCTGCCCGGCGTTCTCGGCGCGGTCGCGCTCACGCTGTTCCTGCTCGCCTCGCAGGCGGGCCTGCTCACCGTGGTCGCGGTGATCGCGTCGCTCTACCCCGCCGCGACCGTGATCCTCGCCGCCGCCGTGCTGCACGAGCGCATCCACCGCGGCCAGGCCGTCGGGCTCGCCGCGTGCGCGGCGGCGGTCGCGCTGGTCGCGGTGGGGTAG